A DNA window from Microcystis aeruginosa NIES-843 contains the following coding sequences:
- a CDS encoding DUF433 domain-containing protein: MIKELDRITVNPQICLGQPTIRGMRITVVFVLKLLASQLSIQEVLEAYPELEEEDIRQALNYAAWAVSDYIVSFTSA, encoded by the coding sequence GTGATTAAAGAGCTAGACCGTATTACTGTTAATCCACAAATATGTCTTGGACAGCCAACGATTCGAGGAATGCGTATCACTGTGGTATTTGTTCTGAAACTGTTGGCTAGTCAGTTATCTATTCAGGAAGTCTTAGAGGCTTATCCAGAGTTAGAGGAGGAAGATATTCGTCAGGCTCTTAATTATGCAGCTTGGGCTGTATCCGATTATATCGTTAGCTTCACTTCGGCATGA
- a CDS encoding aspartate kinase, with translation MAVIVQKYGGTSVGSVERIQSVAQRVKNTVIAGNTVVVVVSAMGKTTDGLVNLAKQIAAEPSRREMDMLLSTGEQVTIALMSMALEEIGQPAISLTGAQVGIVTESEHSRARILEIKTDRLSRHLLEGKVVVVAGFQGVSDSDQLEITTLGRGGSDTSAVALAAALKADFCEIYTDVPGILTTDPRLVPEARLLDQITCDEMLELASLGAKVLHPRAVEIAKNFGVPLVVRSSWTEDPGTWVTSPAPKPRTLQGLELTKAVDAVEFEGNQAKIALLRVPDRPGIAARLFGEIAHQQVDVDLIIQSIHEGDSNDIAFTVMGNALKKAQSVAEAIAPVLRSHPTNTEEAEVIIESGAAKIAITGAGMIGRPGIAAQIFSTLAAAAINIEMISTSEVKVSCVIDEADGEKAIKVLCDAFQVEYSAKVAHCEIPKNLVPVRGVALDNNQAQMAIRNVPDRPGMAARIFSVLAAKNVSVDMIIQSQRCRIVDGIPRRDIAFTLPQADANLAQKILLELSESLGLQEVVVNNDVAKVSIVGSGMEGQPGVAARFFEALAKEKINILMIATSDIKISCVVNQEDGVRALQVVHAAFGLAGQGKIEVPA, from the coding sequence ATGGCTGTAATTGTCCAAAAATACGGTGGTACATCGGTAGGTTCCGTGGAACGCATTCAATCGGTCGCTCAACGGGTCAAAAATACGGTAATAGCAGGAAACACCGTGGTGGTGGTCGTTTCTGCCATGGGTAAAACCACCGATGGATTGGTCAATTTAGCCAAACAGATCGCCGCCGAACCCTCGCGCCGGGAGATGGATATGTTATTATCCACAGGGGAACAGGTGACGATCGCCTTGATGAGTATGGCCCTAGAGGAAATCGGACAACCGGCCATCTCCCTAACCGGCGCTCAAGTGGGAATTGTCACGGAATCCGAACATAGTCGGGCCCGTATTTTAGAAATTAAAACCGATCGCCTTTCCCGACATCTATTGGAGGGTAAAGTAGTTGTTGTCGCCGGTTTTCAAGGTGTTAGCGATAGTGATCAACTAGAGATTACCACCCTAGGGCGCGGTGGGTCCGATACCTCGGCCGTGGCCCTAGCAGCCGCCTTAAAAGCCGATTTTTGCGAAATTTACACCGATGTACCCGGTATTCTCACCACTGACCCCCGTTTAGTCCCCGAAGCGCGTCTTTTAGACCAAATTACCTGCGATGAGATGCTCGAATTAGCCAGTTTAGGAGCGAAAGTTCTCCACCCGCGAGCGGTGGAAATCGCTAAAAACTTCGGGGTTCCCTTGGTTGTCCGCTCCAGTTGGACAGAGGATCCGGGTACTTGGGTGACATCCCCAGCACCGAAACCGCGCACCCTGCAAGGATTGGAATTGACAAAAGCAGTGGATGCGGTGGAATTTGAGGGTAATCAGGCGAAAATCGCCCTTTTACGGGTTCCGGATCGTCCCGGTATCGCTGCCCGTTTATTCGGGGAAATTGCTCATCAACAGGTGGACGTGGATTTAATTATTCAATCGATTCACGAGGGGGACAGCAACGATATCGCCTTTACGGTGATGGGAAATGCCTTGAAAAAAGCCCAATCCGTGGCCGAAGCGATCGCGCCGGTTTTACGTTCCCATCCCACTAATACAGAGGAAGCGGAAGTGATCATCGAATCCGGGGCCGCTAAAATCGCCATTACCGGCGCCGGTATGATCGGCCGGCCGGGAATTGCTGCCCAAATATTTAGCACTTTGGCCGCAGCGGCAATTAATATCGAAATGATCTCCACTTCTGAAGTAAAAGTCAGTTGTGTCATCGATGAAGCGGACGGAGAAAAAGCAATTAAAGTCCTTTGTGATGCTTTTCAAGTGGAGTATTCTGCTAAAGTTGCTCATTGCGAAATCCCTAAAAATTTAGTCCCAGTCAGGGGAGTGGCCCTAGATAATAATCAGGCACAAATGGCCATTCGTAACGTCCCCGATCGCCCGGGGATGGCGGCGAGAATTTTCTCGGTTTTAGCGGCAAAAAATGTCAGTGTTGATATGATTATTCAATCCCAACGCTGTCGCATTGTCGATGGTATTCCCCGACGGGATATCGCTTTTACTTTGCCCCAAGCTGATGCTAATTTAGCCCAAAAAATCCTCTTAGAACTATCGGAAAGTTTGGGTTTACAGGAAGTGGTGGTTAATAATGATGTGGCGAAAGTGAGCATTGTTGGTTCAGGAATGGAAGGACAACCGGGGGTAGCAGCACGCTTTTTTGAAGCTTTAGCAAAGGAGAAAATTAATATTTTGATGATTGCTACTTCTGATATAAAAATCAGTTGTGTGGTGAATCAGGAAGATGGAGTCAGGGCCCTACAAGTGGTTCACGCCGCTTTTGGATTAGCTGGACAGGGTAAAATTGAAGTACCCGCCTAA
- a CDS encoding GUN4 domain-containing protein: MWNAFGDKVGWLVNKHWIYYDTVTFDDNKAPQGHLPFGIEVLRFVLCNVFLYKG; the protein is encoded by the coding sequence ATCTGGAACGCTTTCGGAGATAAAGTAGGCTGGCTAGTAAATAAACACTGGATATACTACGATACTGTGACCTTTGATGATAATAAAGCACCTCAAGGACACCTTCCGTTTGGAATTGAGGTTCTTCGGTTTGTGCTATGCAATGTCTTTCTCTATAAGGGATGA
- a CDS encoding IS1634 family transposase, producing MNQSTEIEVKNLDHLGLVAGIIDEIGIVEIINEQVSIERGEIVTAGQVVKAIILNGLGFVSRALYLFPQFFEDKATEHLLGEGIEAKHLNDDKIGRVMDKLYQLDVSGIFLLISLAAVKKFGVATENSHLDSTSLSVEGEYKKEYPTVEILKSGAVGEEIETRQQPIKITYGYSRDRRPDLKQFMIDLIVSGDGDVPLFLKVGDGNEADKAVFGQIAREFKKQVDFDSLIVGDSALYSKENLKLMKEMRWLSRVPLSIKEAQELVDSISEKELTDSEIPGYSWRETSSNYGGIEQRWLLVESQARQESDLKKLEKKIEQEKNSAQEKIRQLSRREFENRAVALAIAKGLSDSLKSHQLTEIKVNLIPPESQQSKLKSKDDLPSQSYQVQAELELNLAAIERLKKRAGRFVLATNDLEKKRLSSEDILKKYKGQQAPERGFSFLKDPCFFAHSVFLKSPHRIEVMAMLMGLCLLVYTIGQRQLRLSLKQQETGLKNPLGKLTDRPTLRWIFQCFQGIHLVRIQDNQKISNLTDERRNILRFFPKPCQEYYLLS from the coding sequence ATGAATCAATCAACAGAAATTGAAGTCAAAAATCTAGACCATCTGGGATTAGTAGCCGGAATTATCGATGAAATAGGAATCGTTGAAATTATCAACGAACAAGTCTCAATTGAGCGAGGAGAAATTGTCACAGCGGGGCAAGTCGTGAAAGCAATTATCCTGAATGGATTGGGATTTGTCTCCCGAGCCTTGTATTTATTTCCTCAATTTTTTGAAGATAAAGCAACCGAACATCTGCTGGGAGAAGGCATCGAAGCAAAACACCTGAATGATGATAAAATTGGTCGAGTAATGGACAAACTTTATCAACTGGATGTTTCGGGTATTTTCCTACTCATCAGTTTAGCCGCCGTGAAAAAATTTGGTGTAGCAACCGAGAACTCCCATTTAGATTCGACTTCTCTATCAGTAGAAGGAGAATATAAAAAGGAATACCCAACAGTAGAAATCCTGAAATCAGGAGCAGTGGGAGAAGAAATTGAAACCAGACAACAGCCAATAAAAATTACCTACGGATACTCCCGCGACCGAAGACCTGACTTAAAACAATTTATGATTGACTTAATCGTAAGTGGGGATGGAGATGTACCTTTATTCCTGAAAGTAGGGGACGGAAATGAAGCGGACAAAGCGGTTTTTGGTCAAATCGCCCGAGAATTTAAAAAACAAGTTGACTTTGACAGTTTAATAGTCGGCGATAGCGCCCTCTATAGCAAAGAGAATTTAAAACTAATGAAAGAAATGCGTTGGTTGTCTCGAGTACCATTAAGCATTAAAGAGGCTCAAGAGTTAGTCGATAGCATCTCAGAAAAAGAGTTAACCGATTCAGAAATACCGGGTTATTCCTGGCGGGAAACAAGCTCTAACTATGGGGGTATAGAACAAAGATGGTTGCTAGTTGAAAGTCAAGCTAGACAAGAATCAGACTTGAAAAAATTAGAGAAAAAAATCGAGCAAGAAAAGAATTCTGCCCAAGAAAAAATCCGGCAACTATCCCGAAGAGAATTTGAGAATAGAGCGGTGGCGTTGGCGATAGCCAAAGGATTATCTGACTCCTTAAAATCTCATCAGTTAACGGAGATTAAAGTCAATCTCATTCCGCCTGAGTCTCAGCAGTCAAAACTCAAATCAAAAGACGATTTGCCCTCTCAAAGCTATCAAGTTCAAGCCGAATTAGAGTTGAATTTGGCAGCGATTGAGAGGCTAAAGAAACGAGCAGGACGATTCGTTTTAGCAACTAACGATTTGGAGAAAAAACGATTGAGCAGTGAGGATATACTCAAAAAATATAAGGGGCAACAAGCTCCGGAAAGAGGATTTTCTTTTCTCAAAGACCCCTGCTTTTTTGCCCACAGTGTCTTTCTCAAATCTCCCCATAGAATCGAGGTCATGGCCATGCTCATGGGCTTGTGCCTGCTGGTTTATACTATTGGTCAAAGACAACTTCGTTTAAGTTTAAAACAGCAGGAGACGGGACTGAAAAATCCGTTGGGTAAGTTAACTGACCGACCGACGTTACGCTGGATATTTCAGTGCTTTCAAGGGATTCATCTCGTCCGTATTCAAGACAATCAAAAGATTAGCAACTTAACGGATGAGAGGCGCAACATTTTGAGATTTTTTCCCAAACCTTGCCAGGAATATTATCTCTTATCTTGA
- a CDS encoding DUF6887 family protein, with protein MKKSPSEMTNAELRQYLSEHRNEEAIFSEALEVLLSRKKDWFKYPAPQTMSYKEIETIFKEKLNQIIEE; from the coding sequence ATGAAAAAATCACCTTCGGAAATGACTAACGCAGAACTCCGTCAGTATCTTTCGGAACATCGAAACGAAGAAGCTATTTTTAGTGAAGCACTAGAAGTATTATTAAGCCGAAAAAAAGACTGGTTTAAATATCCCGCACCTCAAACGATGTCCTATAAAGAAATAGAAACGATTTTCAAGGAAAAATTAAATCAAATAATTGAGGAATAG
- a CDS encoding DUF6345 domain-containing protein, whose translation MTLTQPTQIPPAANVPKSETPEIPAVPLFAENPLGQDSKDGLRGGANLYGGCSIEVGCGCSFGTLRYTHEDAQGWLDYVKKFTPLNFWYQDCGVQPWLYYEPYDDWQDTYGVDAVMAFYHSGHGGMDANGVFYLPMSKPWGNEGCTIVSSSDKLVWANERVRYIFLSTCLSLRVLGGHNPIRTWHPSNRGWRMLFGYETVSWDNPNYGKFFWEEWNKNKPLSTAWLDASWRIAHDQAPSVVACGASADEAKNRLFNERYFSRERVSNAWYWWRWYNVARSSQPQLVLPQHLLVGRLQPLDATRPAARSLAARFGLDLEIPSEVGSTRNGSYRVVTGEQSIAYGSDGSIDVRLATPNRYNYNPLAMDSAQTLAQEAVWRYGLDQEVPVVFDRIILSSEAGGTANGSGQLDGPFTTGVIVQFRQLINGVPVITPGAGTVRIALDNDGTVTDVHSSVRSLEQLSSRPVRSASAPPPQGDIAPVLAPEPSNYEQLLAAEFSRQLASLSARGGAGMPLEFTTVPNSTEIGYDIDGDEAILIARKAIEVNFGNGYRKRYWVTVPLFG comes from the coding sequence ATGACATTAACACAACCGACTCAAATTCCCCCCGCAGCTAACGTTCCTAAGTCCGAAACACCAGAAATTCCCGCCGTTCCTCTCTTTGCCGAAAACCCCCTCGGTCAGGATAGCAAAGATGGCCTGCGTGGCGGAGCGAATCTCTATGGCGGCTGTAGTATTGAAGTGGGCTGTGGTTGCTCCTTTGGCACCCTGCGCTATACCCATGAAGATGCCCAAGGCTGGTTAGACTATGTGAAAAAGTTTACCCCCTTAAACTTTTGGTATCAGGATTGTGGCGTACAACCCTGGCTTTACTACGAACCCTACGATGATTGGCAAGATACCTACGGGGTAGATGCGGTCATGGCCTTCTATCACTCTGGTCATGGCGGGATGGATGCCAATGGCGTGTTTTATCTACCGATGAGCAAACCGTGGGGTAACGAAGGTTGTACGATCGTCTCTAGCAGTGATAAGTTAGTTTGGGCTAACGAGCGGGTCAGATACATTTTTCTGTCTACCTGTCTTTCCCTGCGGGTTCTGGGCGGTCACAACCCGATTCGCACTTGGCATCCTAGTAATCGCGGTTGGCGAATGCTCTTCGGCTATGAAACTGTTAGTTGGGATAATCCCAATTACGGTAAATTTTTCTGGGAAGAATGGAACAAGAATAAGCCTTTAAGTACCGCTTGGTTAGATGCTAGTTGGCGCATTGCCCACGACCAGGCCCCCTCGGTGGTGGCCTGTGGTGCCAGTGCCGATGAGGCGAAAAATCGTCTCTTTAATGAACGCTATTTTTCTCGCGAACGGGTCAGTAATGCTTGGTATTGGTGGCGATGGTACAATGTGGCTCGCAGTAGCCAACCACAACTGGTCTTACCCCAGCATCTCCTCGTCGGTCGTTTGCAACCCCTAGACGCTACTCGACCCGCTGCCCGCAGCCTAGCGGCACGATTTGGTCTTGACCTGGAAATCCCGTCAGAAGTTGGTAGTACCAGAAATGGCTCCTATCGCGTGGTGACGGGGGAACAAAGCATCGCCTACGGTAGTGATGGGTCAATTGATGTTCGTTTGGCAACTCCTAACCGTTATAATTACAACCCTTTGGCTATGGACAGCGCCCAAACCTTAGCCCAGGAGGCAGTCTGGCGTTACGGTCTTGACCAAGAAGTCCCAGTGGTGTTCGATCGAATTATCTTATCTTCCGAAGCCGGCGGTACGGCTAACGGTTCGGGACAATTGGACGGACCGTTTACTACTGGTGTGATTGTCCAATTCCGACAGTTGATTAATGGTGTCCCAGTGATTACCCCGGGGGCAGGTACGGTGCGAATTGCCCTGGATAATGATGGTACTGTCACCGATGTGCATTCATCAGTCCGCTCGCTCGAACAGTTAAGTAGTCGTCCTGTACGCTCTGCCAGTGCGCCGCCTCCCCAGGGTGATATCGCTCCTGTCTTAGCACCCGAACCTAGCAACTATGAGCAGTTACTAGCGGCAGAGTTTAGCCGACAATTGGCTTCCCTGTCTGCTCGCGGTGGCGCTGGAATGCCTCTAGAATTCACCACTGTACCCAATTCCACCGAGATTGGCTACGATATTGACGGCGATGAGGCGATTTTGATCGCCCGCAAAGCGATCGAAGTTAACTTTGGCAATGGTTATCGTAAACGTTATTGGGTTACTGTACCCTTGTTTGGTTAA
- a CDS encoding type II toxin-antitoxin system HicB family antitoxin: MRYAIIIEKAENNYSAYVPDLPGCVTTGKTLEEITENMKEAIQFHLDGLQEQGLPIPQPATYCQYIEA; this comes from the coding sequence GTGCGTTATGCGATTATTATCGAAAAAGCTGAAAATAACTATTCCGCTTATGTTCCCGATTTACCCGGTTGTGTTACTACCGGTAAAACCCTAGAGGAAATCACAGAAAATATGAAAGAAGCGATTCAATTTCATCTGGATGGTTTACAAGAGCAAGGGCTGCCAATTCCCCAACCAGCCACCTATTGCCAGTATATCGAAGCGTAA
- a CDS encoding type II toxin-antitoxin system RelE family toxin: MWKVEYNKRFLKELTSLPKDIQSRVELIVFSELETDNPFELGYLDKMKGHKDKYKIRVADYRIGLTIDKPNQTIICQRVAHRREIYKTFP; this comes from the coding sequence ATGTGGAAAGTTGAATACAACAAGAGATTTTTAAAAGAATTAACCTCTTTGCCAAAAGACATACAATCTCGCGTTGAGTTGATCGTATTTTCCGAATTAGAAACTGACAATCCTTTTGAATTAGGCTATCTCGATAAAATGAAAGGACATAAAGATAAATATAAAATTAGAGTTGCAGATTATAGGATTGGCCTGACTATTGATAAACCCAATCAAACCATCATCTGTCAACGGGTCGCACATCGTAGAGAAATTTACAAAACTTTTCCTTGA
- a CDS encoding DUF2283 domain-containing protein — protein sequence MNKIHYSPDVDALLIELNNNPIAYAEEEGKTILHYSEDDQLVLIEILDFGCSLSEDARQELAKSISSRESIKI from the coding sequence ATGAACAAGATACACTATAGCCCAGATGTGGATGCTTTATTAATTGAGTTAAACAATAATCCAATTGCTTACGCAGAGGAGGAAGGGAAAACAATATTACATTATTCCGAGGACGATCAGTTAGTTTTAATCGAGATTCTAGATTTTGGTTGTTCTCTATCGGAAGATGCTAGACAAGAACTGGCAAAATCCATATCTTCTCGTGAATCGATTAAAATATAG
- a CDS encoding DUF5615 family PIN-like protein, which yields MSSLRLRADVHISPLTVAALRLQGYDIVRTTDFLPATAADAEILELARVEGQVILTQDLDFSLLVALNNYGLPSLITLRLSSARPDVVAQRLLDVLLTVETELTEGAAITISDDSVRVRKLPIR from the coding sequence ATGAGTAGTCTGCGTTTACGAGCTGATGTTCATATCTCCCCTTTGACAGTTGCGGCTTTAAGGTTACAGGGCTACGACATAGTACGCACTACAGACTTTTTACCTGCCACTGCTGCCGACGCGGAGATTTTGGAACTTGCCAGAGTGGAAGGTCAAGTTATTTTAACACAAGACTTAGACTTTTCCCTGCTGGTAGCCCTCAATAATTATGGACTGCCTAGCTTGATTACATTACGGTTATCTTCTGCCAGACCTGATGTAGTTGCTCAAAGGCTTCTAGATGTTTTACTGACTGTGGAAACGGAACTGACAGAAGGTGCGGCAATTACTATCAGCGATGACTCTGTGCGTGTTCGTAAACTTCCAATTCGATGA
- a CDS encoding IS4 family transposase: MEKWAAQELQYADLGDTRRKKRLISIVENLASQPSTSVPQASGNLAAASATYDFWNSPYFHPSDIIAAQAKSTVERIKEHPIVLAVQDTTSLDFTTQKAKKGMGYLDYKKSFGLKVHTTLGVSPVGIPLGLINQYVWAREEKNLGIAKQRKKRETQEKESQRWLDSLSETQQQIPEDIQVVTIGDCEADIFDLFAQSRSPNSHLLIRGTHNRKVNYLEDKQRSGHSEPKYLHQSIREIKACGTLDVQVKRNPNHEARLAKLTVRFASFEIQVPSHHSKATPRQPVKLQVILAEEENPHSGVNPISWLLLTSLDISSFESAITCVRWYSYRWLIERYHFVLKSGCGLEKLQLETGRRIEMALATYSIVAWRLLWLTYQARLHGEESCESFLEEHEWQSLCATIHKKSPPPEKPPSFREAVRMIASLGGFLGRKGDGEPGVKTIWLGLRRLHDISQTWKLSHQISPPIEPP; the protein is encoded by the coding sequence ATGGAGAAATGGGCAGCCCAAGAATTACAGTATGCAGACCTAGGGGACACCAGAAGAAAGAAAAGGTTAATCAGTATCGTGGAAAACTTGGCCAGTCAACCTAGTACAAGTGTGCCACAAGCTTCAGGAAATCTAGCCGCAGCGAGTGCCACCTACGACTTTTGGAATTCCCCCTATTTTCACCCCTCAGATATAATTGCCGCCCAGGCCAAAAGTACAGTAGAAAGAATCAAAGAACATCCAATAGTTTTGGCAGTGCAAGACACAACAAGTTTAGACTTTACGACGCAAAAAGCCAAAAAAGGCATGGGTTATCTAGATTATAAAAAATCCTTTGGTCTCAAAGTTCATACCACCTTAGGAGTGTCCCCAGTCGGAATACCTTTAGGACTGATTAATCAATATGTCTGGGCAAGAGAAGAAAAGAATTTAGGGATTGCCAAGCAACGCAAAAAAAGAGAAACCCAAGAAAAAGAAAGTCAAAGATGGTTAGATTCTTTGTCAGAAACACAACAACAGATACCCGAAGATATTCAAGTAGTAACAATCGGAGATTGTGAGGCAGACATATTTGATTTATTTGCCCAATCAAGAAGTCCTAACTCTCATTTATTAATTCGAGGAACTCATAACCGAAAAGTTAACTATCTCGAAGACAAGCAAAGGTCAGGGCATTCAGAGCCTAAATATTTACATCAATCCATCAGAGAAATAAAAGCCTGTGGGACCTTAGATGTGCAAGTAAAACGCAATCCTAATCACGAGGCTAGACTAGCTAAACTAACAGTTAGATTTGCCAGTTTTGAAATACAAGTACCTAGCCATCACTCCAAGGCGACCCCTCGTCAACCGGTCAAATTACAGGTAATTTTAGCTGAAGAAGAAAATCCGCATAGCGGAGTTAATCCTATCAGTTGGCTGCTCTTAACTAGCCTAGACATTAGTAGCTTTGAATCAGCGATAACCTGTGTGCGCTGGTATAGTTATCGCTGGTTAATAGAACGCTATCATTTTGTTTTAAAAAGTGGTTGTGGATTAGAAAAACTGCAATTAGAAACGGGTAGGAGAATTGAGATGGCCTTAGCTACCTATTCAATTGTAGCTTGGAGATTACTTTGGTTAACCTATCAAGCACGCTTACACGGAGAGGAGAGTTGTGAAAGTTTTTTGGAAGAACATGAATGGCAATCTTTGTGTGCCACTATTCATAAAAAGAGTCCGCCACCTGAAAAGCCGCCCTCCTTTCGAGAAGCGGTCAGAATGATTGCTTCTCTTGGGGGGTTTTTAGGTAGAAAAGGTGACGGTGAACCTGGTGTTAAAACTATTTGGTTGGGACTGCGAAGGTTACATGATATCAGCCAGACTTGGAAACTATCTCATCAAATTAGTCCCCCTATAGAACCCCCTTGA
- a CDS encoding pentapeptide repeat-containing protein, which yields MSSVTRQQLESAINNGLKIGLNGENLQGLDLSGLNLSEFDFSYANLESVNFRGANLSKAILWSVQAAKANFSQANLSGANLGTANLSQCNLSGAILRQASLLGTNLQQADLSSADLRLANLQNTILTDIIYNAQTQWPDGFRFLR from the coding sequence ATGTCTAGCGTCACCCGTCAACAACTGGAGAGCGCGATCAACAATGGCTTAAAGATCGGCTTAAACGGTGAAAATTTACAAGGTTTGGATTTATCTGGTCTGAATCTCAGTGAATTTGACTTTAGCTATGCCAATCTAGAATCAGTTAACTTCCGGGGTGCCAATTTAAGCAAGGCGATTTTGTGGTCTGTGCAAGCGGCAAAAGCGAACTTTAGTCAAGCTAACCTTAGTGGGGCCAACCTCGGCACTGCCAATCTTAGTCAATGCAATCTTAGCGGTGCAATTCTCCGTCAAGCTAGTTTGTTAGGAACCAATTTGCAACAAGCGGATTTAAGCAGCGCCGATTTGCGTCTGGCTAATCTCCAAAATACCATCCTCACGGATATTATTTATAATGCTCAAACCCAATGGCCTGATGGATTCCGTTTTTTGCGGTAA
- a CDS encoding type II toxin-antitoxin system VapC family toxin, giving the protein MKEKVYLDSTVPSYYFDEREALKTFTEITRKWWSEMSSYYDLYISDAVLQELTNGNYPRKAEIIHLVSRIPLLPPTSALEQVVEFYLANYVMPRSLVGDALHLAYASYFDIQYLVTWNCNHLANANKRKPIRVINARLGLSTPEIVTPLELFKEENNL; this is encoded by the coding sequence ATGAAAGAAAAAGTGTACTTGGATTCCACGGTTCCGAGTTATTACTTTGATGAGCGTGAAGCTCTAAAAACTTTTACCGAAATCACAAGGAAGTGGTGGTCGGAGATGTCCAGTTATTATGATTTATATATTTCGGATGCTGTGCTTCAAGAACTAACCAACGGAAACTATCCGCGTAAAGCTGAAATTATTCATTTGGTTTCGAGGATTCCTTTACTACCGCCGACTTCTGCTCTTGAACAAGTTGTCGAGTTTTATCTTGCCAACTATGTCATGCCAAGGTCTCTTGTGGGCGACGCTCTACATCTTGCCTATGCCAGCTATTTCGACATTCAATATCTCGTTACTTGGAATTGCAACCACCTAGCGAATGCTAACAAACGGAAGCCTATTCGCGTTATCAATGCCCGCCTTGGTTTGTCAACACCTGAAATTGTCACACCACTTGAACTATTCAAAGAGGAGAATAACTTATGA
- a CDS encoding DUF4926 domain-containing protein, with the protein MKFDMFSEVQLTEDLPESNLSRGTHAIIVDYCPRPEGQEDGYVLEVLNNQGKAYTVIAVEVSKIESIQNLKQDEFQII; encoded by the coding sequence ATGAAATTTGATATGTTTTCCGAAGTTCAATTAACCGAAGATTTGCCAGAATCTAATTTGTCTCGTGGCACTCACGCGATTATCGTGGATTATTGTCCTCGACCCGAAGGCCAAGAGGATGGCTATGTTTTAGAAGTGTTAAATAATCAGGGAAAAGCCTATACAGTTATCGCTGTAGAAGTTTCCAAGATTGAATCAATTCAAAATCTTAAACAGGATGAATTTCAAATAATATAA